The sequence AAATTGAGAGGCTTTTGAGAGTATGATGTTTTTCTCCTGAAAGAGTTTTTCCCACAAAAATCACCATGATGTGGCATACATGATATTTATGTTTAATAATTGTTGTAGAGAACTAATTTTTTTTGCAACCCTCTTCTCAAGATTAGAGTAGGAAGTTATCCCACTAGCTTACCTTATTTACAAATATTTAGCATTGGGTGACAAACTAGAGATTTCTTGGAATAGTTAACAATGGCGATTGAGAAGCATCAGATGAAAGAATGCAAGGACAACAAAGAAAAGCAAGACACATGAGAATGAGGCATCAACGGGGTGTATGAGGTAATTACTTAATTGAATTAGGTCTTTGATCCTATTCATACTTGTTTAGTTAGAAAATCTTTAGGATTATTTAATTTGTGTCTCATGTCAACTGATTAACACACTTGTCATAATTCTGTGTCTTCCTATCTCTTCACTTTTCCCATAATATAAGCAAGGCTTTTAATTCACATTTTGTATCTATTATATCCATATAGTATCATTATACATTATTGCATCTTAGAATAAAGAATTCATTTCCTACTACTCTCTTATGGAAGGTTACTTTTCATTTTGCAAATGATTCTAGTAGTTTGAGTTTATTAGATGAATTTTATATTTTTGGCTACAAGTAATCCTTGGACTACTATTGGGTTGATCAAATCTTGCCAATAGAATATAATTTTTCTCTCTTTTTAGGCCTCTCTTGTTCCTTCATTAAAGGTCCTAGATCTTGGATGGCTATCTCCATAGAAAAATTCTGCATGATATAGGGAATTTTATACCAAATATTTTAGAGTTATATTTTGGGATATTTTTAGTGTCCATATCCCTTGTCATATTTTTAGTTTAAATTAGCCTTGACCTAGCCATTATCCTACCTTAGATGCCAACTTGAATCTTGTGCTTGTGTGTCTGCTTCTCTTTTATGTAAGTCAATATGGTTTTTTTGTTAGCCTTATGACATGCTATAATTTTGTCTTTTCTATCCTTGTTGTACTTAGAAAACTAACACTACACATGGATCTCTACACAATGCACTCGAACTTTTACTTTTATTAAGTTTTACAACTTTCATTTTCTCTAATATTTGTCATCTTGTTATGACTAGGCAAGCACTATAAAttttttgatgaatcctaatttctatttcatgggCCAACTTGCACTacatgaattatttaaataaatcaattcaaatgcaaacattAAAGAATAATTGACCTAGATTATATAGCTAGGTCAATAAACAAGTTGtgataaatattcaaaaattaaACATGTGGTAATCAAGGTACTTAGCTATTGAACTAATGTTGAATTTGATGATGTGTaattgtatcattgatttgatcatTGTCACAAAAAAAACCAAGCTCtatcaaatttgatcttgactaccATGGAGTTGATTTGTACTATGTGGATTTAATTTAACAAGAAGTAAGCTTCTAATTATAGTGTACTTTAATCTTTAATATTTGAATACTATTATAAGGACTACGGTGTTTATGAATATTATTTGGGAATCTATTAGATTGATAGGGTTAATTTTTTCTTATTCAAGCACCTAGATGGGCCAACTTTACAACTTTGAGTAAATATTCAAATACGACATTTATGAACATGTAGATGGTCTATTGGATTTTTGATGCAATAAGTTATTTCTTGTTAGAAAAATAAATGTTTGATCCCCTTTTCACATATATTCTTTAATGACATATTGAGTTTTATTTAATACAAAAACATAGAAATAAGTCACATGAATGTATATAAAGCTAGCTTATAATGATTAGTACAAATGAGaaagttgaaattcaaatttgatatTCTAAATTCAAAGTTTATTTGAATACACTTCAACATTGAACTAGGTTAATAATATGCCACATGAAATTTAATATTAACACTAAAATGGCAATATAAAATTATTGAAAACATATTGAAGTGTATGTGAATATGAGTAAATATATCTTATAAATTATGCATGTATAAGAATGTCGTAAAATCAAAATAAAAGCCCACTATATGTAGTTATAaacataaatgaaaataaaataagcaTAAACAAGGATTGCAAAGTAGTTGGAATCTTTATTAATGGCCGCACggacaaaaaatagaaaatagtcCTTTGCAAATAGGTTTTAGATGTTGTAGTAGCAAGTAATTTGGTACATATGTAAATTAAAAAATGTAGAAGCTAGAGAAAGACATGAGTTGTTTGACAAAATAAATTGAAGAAAAAAGACATGTGAATATTTGTAATATGGTCAACATAGATTTTAGAAACAggaaatttccacaatccataatgattTAGCTAttgatttttttggattcaaataatgaagatattttaatgtccaagacttggcTTATTTGATCACACTATGCATAAGAGAGAGACCAACTGCAACATATATTTGTTGAAAAGACCTCAAACTTATAAGAAAATGCAAAATATGGCCAAGAAAACCAGTTTCAATGTAGCTTATCACAAGAAAAATATGGTATACATTCACAATCAAATTTCGGCACTATGTTCAAGCACATGCCAATGCTTACTTGGACAACTTTACCCACCACATGGAACCTTTGGTTATGGTAGGGTCAAGAATTTATGTGGGGTGTTCTCATGTGTGGTGACATATTCATTGATGTCACATGGACTTTGTAAGAACATTTTATGATGCATATTATCTATCTAAACATCAAAATACACATTTGACCATTATAACAGACCaacttataatttttttatgaatacaTGTGTGTCATATCTATTAGATTAAAAATATTCTACACATccacaaaaaaaaagggggggtgGATAGACTGTTACTACTCCAAGTCACACAAGCAAAACTTGAAAATTAGATCCAAAATCACATACATAGACCCTGAGAAAAAATAACAAGACAAAATAATAGCCAATAGACCAACTTataaatttataacacatagtgTGGACAGATGTTGTGGTTGGCCTTAACCACAATATGTAGTAGCTAAACAAAATGCGCAACTTGTAAAATTAGTCACTAGTTATATTGAACCATTGCAATTAGCTAGACTACCAACTAGGCTACTAGGTGGACTCACAACTTAGTTGGATTTTTTAGGTGTTCAAATCAAACAAACCTTGCTAACTATTAGCATTAGCTTATATTTTATGGGAAATATTCATTGAGGAGCATGGTGCTTGCAATTTGTAGGACACTAAATGAGCATAGTGGGTATGCACCTTGGTGAAAAGGTTCCTACTAGTTCTTTGCTTGCATGGTCAAATCAATAGATATGACGTGGAGTTTCCAGTTTATATGGTCATAGTAAGTTGATAAAATTTAGAATATAATaagaattttgaatttcaattaattagtaaaTAAAGATAATAAGTGTTCAATatatattgttaattttttttataaataaatgtgTCAGTTTTATTAATATTTGGAATTATATATATTGATAAAAAAGTGTGGGTAGATggcctgctaatgggcttttgagggcttATCCTCCTAGGGCTGTTGAAAAAAGTTGTGTGGATGTTGCCAGAcaggggatggatcaaaatcaactttgatggggcatccaggGGGAATCTCAGGATCTCTGGTGCAGGGGTCATTTCTCGAGATGAGAAAGGTAGTATTTTAGCATTTGGAgcaaagagattggtggatggcACTAACAATGAAGCTGAGTGTCAGGCGACATTTGAAGCAATTCTTATGGCGAAaaaattggaggtgaaaaaactaCACCTTGAAGGGGACTCCCAGATAGTGGTGAATGGCATCACTAGGGGTAGGATGGATGCTTGGCACCTAGATAAACATATCAGAAGAATACATGACCTCCTGAATGGGTTCGAGGATTTTAAAGTATCGCATGTTCTAACGGAAGTGAATGCAAAAGCTGATGTGCTCTCGAACATAGGTGCAAATGGTTCCTTAGctgaacattttaatttctttgaagactTAAGGGATTTGGATCCCTTAGAATTTGTATGAAGGAGCTTTGAGTATGAAAGGGGAACCCGAGAAGTTGTGAAGAGCTATGCATGAACCATTTTAGATATGCACGTTGAGGGGTGGGGAAGGCTCGTGGATGGAGTACACCGCAATGGCAGCAAGTTGAGAAAATGGCGACATAGGTGCAATGATGACAATGAATGGAACTTTGGATTTGCTGGCGATGTGTGGTGTAAGGTGGTGCATGTGGTGTAATAAATGGATGGGGTGGCAGGGGGTTGTGTCATTATGGTCCTCATTTTTTGGCACTACGAAGAGGATTGCAATTTCCCTTGTGAGCCTTGTTTCTTGGCTATGTGGTAGGGGAACGATGGAAGCAAATTTCTCGTTGCTCACTCTGGGCCAAATGCCTGCCTTTCGAGGCCCTATTTCAAGCCATCATCTGAAGAATGTTTGTAGGGTGGATGAGGAAGAATTTTGGATGGCTTTTCATttgatgtttggggatgaattctTGGACACTAACTGTCACCCATGAACTAATTTGGATGTATCATCCCTATTTGTGGCACTGGCACTGATGGTGGGAAGTTCAAGGGAGGAGGTGACGCAACTGGCGTCTCTAGTGCTGAGACCAAAATGGTTGGGCGACCTAGCGGAGTTGGTGGAACGTGCGGAGATTGGTGTGGGTCTGTGAATGGTGCAAGGGCCGTGGAGGCATTTAGGTGGGCAGAATGATGCAGTGCAGCCTCTGGTGGTGTGGTCGGCCTCTTGCCTGGTTGAAACCCAGTTGGAGGATGCAAGGAAAGGGTGGTAGGATCTATTGGACTTTGTGCAGAAGATGGGACCGATGGAGCGGGTGAAACTGTGTGGCAAGCAGACCCAGGTGAAGTCGCAGGCTCTGATTGGTGAAGATGGAGGACCGTTGGTGCATCACCAAATCCCACAAAAGAGTGCGAAGATCGTGGAACACAACGAGTTGCGAGAAGGACAACCAGGAACCATGACAAGTGTTGGGATGGCACAGTCCAATGCAGAACCCAGTCATGCCATCCCCAACTTCTCCAGGGAGGAGGCTCTTGGCTGGTTTCAGTAGGTTGGTTTCTTGAGTAGGCTGTTGGTTTTTTGGGTGGTTTTTCACTGATTTAAGGAATGTAACCTTAGTGGTAGGCATAGTTGGTGTGGTTTTTTGTCTCGTGTTTCATTTTGAAttttgtaggggcgagaccccatatAGTCTTAAGATAGTGGAACTCTGCAAAGCAACTGAAGGCATGTAATTCTCCTTTCAAGAAATACAAATATTAAACctgttaccgatcaaaaaaaaaaagtgtgggTAGATATTAGATTACATCCTAAAGTTCACATAAACATAGTTTGAAAAATTTAGCAATAACAACATAAAAGGTCAATTACCAGCAAGAGCGACATTAGTAGGGAGGTGGTGAATCCTAGTCATTTGGTTTACCTCATAATCAATGTGGTCTAGGGTTTTTGGTACTTTGTTTCAGGTCAATTATGATGGACATATTTTAAGGagatatcaatcttatcaatttttgtTTAAATCATGTGCTTTGCGTCGCAATCACTTTAACCATCAATCCTAACAATCAATATTCAGCTCCATGATTTATGACTCTTACATCTTTCTCTATTGATCTACACATGTATAGACACAATGACATGACACATTTATAGGTCATTTACCAATGTTATTtccaatataaaaaataatattagatATTATACTTACAACCAACCTGTGCATCTCTAGTACAACTTACCACCAATGAAacaaattaaaattatataaattgGTTTAATTCAATCTTCTCATTGATCTtgtatttgaaattaaaattaattcaattttgAAGTTTCTTCAATATAATTTTCTACCCTTTCTATTAGATAATAAGATTCATATTTTttttagaaataaataaattgtaaaCTATAAACAATCATATTAAATTTAaggaaaactaatttaaaaaattaaaactaacaaaaataaaattttaaatcaagtatattattaatatataatcacTCACACACACGAAAAATAACTTGATTTAGAAATTTAAAGATGagatttttttataattaatagaacaattttaaatattttttagattagatTAGGTTAGCAATTTTTCTTTTATGATATTAAAGATCATATTAATTGAATAGATAAAAGAAGAGGTTATAATAGAAAACTTGTCTTCATtattaaaaacaaaaagaaaaattattcACATATTCTAATCTAAAATGTTCAAAACTAGACCTTACATAACTATAAGAAAAAATCATTTTGAAATGTTTATAAAGAAATACAAAcgtaaacaaacaaagaaatgtgtaaatgaaataaaattaaattttgaacaaTTTGAAGTGAGGAACCCAAATTCAGATCAAAGCTGATTACACAACAGTATTATTTCTTGTAATGAGTGGGCCTACGCTCCTCTCCATTGCGTCGACAGACATACATGTGTTAACAAGCGTATCGACAAGTGTGAACGGGATGAAGTTAAAGCTGAACAGTTATATTCTCTGTTGTCTTTAATTATTGCAAGTAATCAAAACTTGTGTAATGATTTCCTCCATGATCGTGATGGTCGCAAATGATTGCATACTGTGCTGTAATTGGCTTTTGCAGTTGTACAGCTCTCCTCTGCTTTTAGCCACTCAATCGACCACTTTGGTCACTTCTTCTCTTTATCAGTACTCCCTCTTACAAATGCTTAGCCCTTCACCTCCTCAATAACACGGCTTATTTCAGTCCATTTCATGTTTTTTATTGTTTCTTCCTGTCAAAGTTCAGATCCAGATGCATGGCATCTACTTCTGCTTCTAGTTGTAATACTGGATGTCAACATGAGAATGAGCATACAAATGCATCTGAAGGAATTGTTTCATCTCCATCTACTTCTGTTACACCCTCAGTGGAAACCCTGTCTTCATCCTATTTTAGCTGGTTTTCTTTCTTACTTTCTCTCTGTTCAACTAAATCCCTTCTGTGCCTGTTAGATCTACCTCTAGTACTCGGGTTAGACATGATTGTCAGGGGATCTCACCGTCTTCATCCACCACACATGCTTTTGAACAAGTTACACCATCTCCTTCTACTTCTGGTAGATCCACAATGCCAGAGAGAAAGCTGCCCTATGATATATTTATTAATCATCGTGGCCCTAATGCAAAAAAGACACTCGCCACCGATCTCTACAAAACCCTCAATGGCATGGGATTGAGGGTTTTTCTTGATTCCCAAGAGCTCGAATTGGGGGATTTCTTGCCTACAGAAATAGAAGAAGTAATGCGCACGGCTTCGCTTCATATAGCTATACTTTCTCCGAGGTATGCACAATCCCCATGGTGTTTGGCGGAGCTTTCATTTATGCTTAAAACACGTACTCCAATTGTCCCTATTTTCTATCATATTGAGCCTGCTGATGTCCGACATGCGAAAGGAGTTTATGCTGAGGCATTTTCAGAGTACCAAAAGAAGGGTAGGTATACCTCAGAAAAACTTCAGGAGTGGAAGAACGCGCTCAACAATGTTTCATATAATGTTGGTGGCATCATTCATAATGAAGAGTGAGTACCAAATACTGTATCTCAGGCAATTATCATTTTTCTTATCATCCTCTGCATTTGGTGCATTTTTACTCTTTCTTAACTTTCAATACACAAGTCATGTAAGCAATGTTTGTTCTGTTTGGTTTCGTTGTTCTCTATGTTTAGTGATGAGGGGAGCCTGCTCAAGAGTGTTATtaatcatgttttgaagatgataAAAAATGTCTCATTTGTGGTTGCCAAACATCCGATTGGCCTAGATGAAGCTGTCATGGACTTTGAAAGGACATTTCAATCTGAAGAAAGCTCTCACACTCTGCAAATTGTGGGAATTTGGGGCATGGGAGGTTCTGGCAAAACTACTCTTGCCAAACAATTCTTTAACAATAAATACACAACTATGGAAAAGTCTAGTTTTCTCTTTGATGTTAGAGAAGTGGCTTCGAAAAGTGTATTGCACAATAAACAAAAAAAGCTCTTAGAGGACCTTGGTCTCCATGGTCTATCACTTGACAATATAGAAGAAGGGAAGGGAATTCTTGCCAATCGTTTGAGATCTGTTCGAGTGCTGATCATTCTAGATGATGTGGACAATGAAGATCAATTAGATGCTCTAGTACCTAATAAGATCAGTCTTGGATGTGGTAGTTTGATTGTAGTTACTACAAGAGAACTTGAAGTTCTTCAACATTGGGGCATTTCATCCATTTATAAAATGAAACTACTAGATCCACCTCATGCCAAGCAACTGTTTTGTTGGCATGCTTTCTTGAAGCCTACTCCATTCCAAGAGTTTGAAGATCTGGTTGAAAGCTTTCTAAATGTTTGCAATGGATTACCATTGTCTTTAAAGATTTTTGGAGCACAGTTATATGGTAAATCTAGCAAAGATTATTGGAAGACTCAATTGCATAAGATCTCTAGGATACTACATAAAGATGTCAAGGATAGACTAAAAATAAGTTATGAAGCATTAGATGATGAAGCGAAGCAGATATTCTTAGATACTGCATGTTTCTTCATTGGAGAGAAGAAAACTTTAGCACTTGCAGCTTGGGATGGATTAGGGTGGAGTGGCCTGCATAGCTGTGAAAGACTTTTGAATAAGTGTTTCATTGAACTTGATGATGATGACTGTGTACGAATGCATGACCATTTAAGAGATTTCGGAAAAGAAATTGTAAATCATCAGTCACCGTACCGTCTCTGGTCTACCCAGCAGATTATTAATATTGATAGTGAAACACAGGTAAAATTAATACTTTATTTGATTGTCCTGCTAAACAATGGTGTGACAACCTTCCTTATCTATTTGTATTTGTTTGATTATTGTCTCTGGTAAGTTTCACGTTTAAATAATTTATTGATATTTTCCTTTTTCTATTTGAAAGAGAATTGGCATTCGGGGAATAATGGCCACACCAACTGGCTGCACAAGCGAGATTGAGGAGATATCTCTATGTTCCCAGGGAAGGAAGATCATAGTTAACACAAACAGAGGATATAATTTTCTCACACCCTCTTTGCTTGGATTGAAATTTTTTCATGCTAGAGGAAATCATTATAATCAGGTGATCGCTGATTTTAAAGATCTGGTATGGCTTCGCTGGTTTGACACTGGGAATAACAATCTGGGTTCACTAGGTTCTTTGAAAAACTTGAGGGTTTTAGAACTCTATAAAAAAATATTCTCGAACCATTTCTCAGAAGAACTGTGGGAGACTGACGGTGATGTAAGTATCTTCTTTTAAACTGTTAAGGCTGTATaccattatttatatataaaattgtatgtgtagacgtataaaaatgaccatattcctaaatgaatattttatgttcatttctctatttaattaaatccaatttaattaaattatccacattcttctattttatcaagtaaattactcaatttatttaaataaaattcactataccatttaataaataaatcattttattcaattaaatccccccctatccacttttaattaaattcaaatttaattaaatagttatcttaaattgaataaatgaaatttatttaattacaaccaaattgaatgaattaatttaattcaattaaatcctattatcccccatccacttgcaaaatcctaaaccccttcctaatcccttctagaatcttctaatcacttctaattaatctaatccctcctctaaactttgtcacatccctaagcaaagggaagtcacttctcaaaaaccttaaagtctttgataaccattaaaggttttcaaccttcaaccaccaaaacccttaaagtctttgaaaaccattgaaggcttccaaccttcaaccacttaatccccaaagtctccaataaccattaatggttaattcaaaccatcccacatggttaaaacatttgttttgactcaacctctacccaacccaaaggtctcattaggacattaatgctttgaccatgattatctcttaatcatttgcacaaaggtttattcttggattaactcctaatccagtgggtaaacctaatttagacttgactcttagcctctagataaccatgaggtcttctcaggcattcaatgtctccaaccccttctttcaacccaaccctatgatgacacttgtcatcatttcattggtgcaaatcgtgcacatggatccccaactttcaaacttggcccttgattaaacctttcaatcctgaccatccattgccctattttgactataaatagagctctcattcctccattttaaacaatcatccttcaaatttgtagcatcacacttatgctcaaatatattcaagctttcatttcatatatgctcatcatttagcctctctttaaatcaggaagtagactaaatatgcatgtttagagtactttctttatcattttagctcaatcatagactaaatatagtatgctaggatagtattcatactaatcttgtcatcttatcatttagtttattgcatttctaagatcatacatagcttagcatccattttatactaaaatttatcaaagcatctctcgttctcatatttgccatccctaaaccattttgctcagtgatctgagagcaaaacattggtttgagggacattgtgagatagagaaccatgggaccctccttgggaagctgagtaatacgttattactccatagcttgcaccaagaagtcttgtgtgtgtgtgtggactagtttttaaatcatattttcacattttaagttttataagcccacttttccaccatataGTATGTTGTACATCCATCTCATAGATAACTTGGTGCAGGCTCCTGTGAAGCTAAGAGAGTTGGTTATTTCTGAATGCTATAATTTCCAGAGATTTCCAAAGTCAATAAGATTCCTCAGGGATTTGAAGAAACTAGTTCTGACAAACAAATATGGGAACAAGATGAAGAACCTACCAGAAGAATTTTGCCTTCTCCAATCATTGGAGCATCTGGAATTATCTGGGTGTCAAAAGCTATCATCATTACCCAGCATTTTTGGCCAATTGAGAAACCTTAGACATCTTGATTTGCCCGGTTGTGAGGAACTGAAGAGGCTGCCAGTCTCTTTTAAGGAGCTCACCCTCCTGCAACACCTCAACTTAAAGGGATGTTCTAAACTCACCTTAGAGTCAGATATTCTAGAAAATATGATGAATCTTGAGCATTTAGACCTTTCCAACTGTGAGCGATTGGAACAGTTACCTCGTCACATCACAAATCAGGTGTCTTCGAGA is a genomic window of Cryptomeria japonica chromosome 7, Sugi_1.0, whole genome shotgun sequence containing:
- the LOC131056762 gene encoding disease resistance protein RPV1-like, with protein sequence MPERKLPYDIFINHRGPNAKKTLATDLYKTLNGMGLRVFLDSQELELGDFLPTEIEEVMRTASLHIAILSPRYAQSPWCLAELSFMLKTRTPIVPIFYHIEPADVRHAKGVYAEAFSEYQKKGRYTSEKLQEWKNALNNVSYNVGGIIHNEDDEGSLLKSVINHVLKMIKNVSFVVAKHPIGLDEAVMDFERTFQSEESSHTLQIVGIWGMGGSGKTTLAKQFFNNKYTTMEKSSFLFDVREVASKSVLHNKQKKLLEDLGLHGLSLDNIEEGKGILANRLRSVRVLIILDDVDNEDQLDALVPNKISLGCGSLIVVTTRELEVLQHWGISSIYKMKLLDPPHAKQLFCWHAFLKPTPFQEFEDLVESFLNVCNGLPLSLKIFGAQLYGKSSKDYWKTQLHKISRILHKDVKDRLKISYEALDDEAKQIFLDTACFFIGEKKTLALAAWDGLGWSGLHSCERLLNKCFIELDDDDCVRMHDHLRDFGKEIVNHQSPYRLWSTQQIINIDSETQRIGIRGIMATPTGCTSEIEEISLCSQGRKIIVNTNRGYNFLTPSLLGLKFFHARGNHYNQVIADFKDLVWLRWFDTGNNNLGSLGSLKNLRVLELYKKIFSNHFSEELWETDGDAPVKLRELVISECYNFQRFPKSIRFLRDLKKLVLTNKYGNKMKNLPEEFCLLQSLEHLELSGCQKLSSLPSIFGQLRNLRHLDLPGCEELKRLPVSFKELTLLQHLNLKGCSKLTLESDILENMMNLEHLDLSNCERLEQLPRHITNQVSSRKLHLCGICMLREIPMNISQLSKLKVMEIGSELLTSLPTSLGDLSSLTTLMIRECPKLQYIPDSLGHLNLLEYLEISNSGVKSLPQSAGQLDNLQRLGIFGCPIGELDLRAWLFASSLCSLKLINLSRTEVSKISIPRDCCPGLRTIFID